attttcattttgtttatctttctttcattctttatcTGTACTAACCTGTCCCAACCCGACTGCATTTAGGCTTCTGAAGGACGGAATGCTGGCGAGAATACACAGGACTCGGAAAGTGATGCAGAAAACGACACGACAATTAGTGTAATTACGCGAAGAAACACGTCCACTGTTGAGACTCTGAGTTCGTTGACAGTCTCTACTTTAAATGAAAACGGATCAACGATATCGCGAAAGCCTAGGCGAACTCGCGTGCCTGACAAACCCAATTATCCGCTTAACCTTTGGGGCGTCATGAAAAACTGCATCGGCAAGGACTTGAGCAAGATCCCCATGCCCGTCAATTTCTCCGAGCCGCTGTCTATGCTTCAGCGCTTGTCTGAGGATTTTGAGTACTCAGAATTGTTGGACAAGGCGGCTACATGCAGTGACGCCAGTGAACAACTGGCTTACGTTGCAGCTTTTACTGTTTCCTCGTACGCTACCACGAGCATCCGAACCGCCAAACCCTTTAACCCATTATTAGGGGAGACTTTTGAGTTTGACAGGACAGATGACAAGGGTTGGAAAGTAAGTCTTGAGAAATAATTGCAAAGTTTGACAAGTTTGACTGAGTTGTGAACTGTTTCTATTTTAAGGTGATCTCTGAGCAAGTGTCGCATCATCCACCCATGGTGGCTCAACATTGCGAGGGTCGCGGCTGGCGATGCTGGCAAGAGTTTACCATGTCTTCGAAATTTCGTGGCAAATATTTGCAAGTGATACCCTTGGGCGAATATCATTTGGAATTCGATGGTTCAGGTCAGTCAATGAAATGTTACTTTCTTAATTTGTGGATTGTAATTAAATTGGTCTATTTCATTCTAGGTAACCACTACACTTGGCGTAAAGTGACGACGACGGTGCACAATATCATTGTCGGCAAGTTGTGGGTTGATCAGAGTGGCGAGATGGACATAACCAATCATGTAACTGGCGACAAGTgccatttgaaattcattcccTACAGTTATTTCTCGCGAGAGACCCAGCGCAAGGTAATTCTATTCTTTCAGTCACCTGATACTAAatgcattttaatcatttatgttatttaataaaaaaaaaaaggtgacggGTGCCGTTATGACTAGAGATGGTTCTGTCAAATGGGTGATGGGAGGAACATGGGACGATCACATTGAGGCCTCTCGAGTAATCAAcacattgaaaacaaacaagggCACTCCTGTATTTGAGACTGAACCGTTGAGCACGCTTTGGAAACGTCGAGTGCCACCGTAAGTAACACGACTCGCTGAAGAAATGCGTCATTCCAGCATGTAATCTGATCTGTTTTGAATAGACCCGATGCTGAACGATATTACAATTTTACCGAACTGGCTTGTCAGCTgaatgaaatggaagaagGTTTGGCGCCGACGGACTCTCGAAAACGACCCGATCAGCGTCTGATGGAAGAGGGTAAATGGGACGAGGCCAATGATGAAAAACTTCGTCTTGAAGAGAAGCAACGTTCCGCCCGAAGGCAACGTGAATTGGAAGCTGAATTGGCCATCCAAGAAGGTCTGTCAAATAATCTAGTTGATATTCCTATCAGGCGACTTATGAATTCATCTGTAGGTCGCCCTGTGCCTACCTATGAGCCCAACTGGTTCCGAAAGGAGAAGGATCGATATACTGGCAACATGCTCCACGTCTTTGGTGGACGATACTGGGAATGTAAACGGAAGCAGGAATGGGCCGTTTGTCCGGACATATTTTAGAAACGACAACTATCCCCCTTAATACTTACcctaaaaaaacaatgaattctttctttattctcgGAACTATTGTCTCCTGCCTCCATATCCCTCTTTGTCCTTATTTGCTCCTTTTTCGCTtctgaaaagaagagaaaaaatcaatttggttGCAATATGCTTTAGTGCGATAAGTACGGTTATATATTTCATCAGTAACCTTTGTTCTGGGTCatgtttattttcaactttttccccctaatctctttttcttttcggtttcAAGCGCTTTCACGTACAGTATACGCTGCTCTAAAGGAAATGCCCTTGGTGAGTTGGAAAGGAGAAAAGGTTTAACCAGACTTTGGTAtagagaatttttaaaaatagattcaCTGCTATTTCAAGAGTTGAATCGGCTAGCGAAAGCAAACGGAAAGAAACAGATTATTAGTTAGTATCGTGGTTTATATTTTGTCCATcccgtgtaaaaaaaaaaaaaaaataggaaacaaCCTCCcaaatttcttccttttttaacgTTAAAATTCTTTCCGCTGGGATTGGATTGTAGAGTTTGATTTTCACAAGTTGCTGTAAAACAactgaatttattttcttaattttgattgatttcttgTCCCTGTGTGCTTCAATTTGGGAGGGTTGTGGTGATCctgaaaatattcttttttttttttttgtgaatgcAAAAATCAATGAAGCAAAGCAAAATAGAGATTGAAGCATTAAAAAGAGGAGATTGTAActcatcaaaaaaagaaatgatttttattaattggCCAAAACATCCTTAAAATCTTCTTTGTCTGCGTTGTGCTTTTTCTGCCTGGGTGAATACACTCACACTCGTGATCTGCAATTACCGTCTAGTAAAGTACAGTATCGCAATATAGAATCTGCCCAAGGTAATTTATGCGCTTACCTAAtcacaatctttttttatttgtactgTTCAAATTCCCTGAAGTAGCAAGAAAAGCGTGCAGCGCTGGAATGTGCACAGCAGTTCGGCAAATAACTTGGTAagattaaaacaaataaaaaaacaatagtcttggctttcttttgatttatttaaacacaatgttctttttttttctagttgcCCAAATGTAGTATACGTACTTGTTTTTATTCATGTTTCCTTGCCCCAACAATCCATTCCTTATCTTCTACCCTGttcattcttatttttttaaagtgccCTTTTGCAGTTTTTCAAGTCACTTTTCAGGACGACAGGTTTTACTGGTTTTAGTGAGTATCTGTACGAGCACATCTGGTTAGTatcttcatttgaaatttttgaccTTTTTTCGAAACGACTCGGAGCTATGGTTGTCCGTTATTTTGATATgtataaacaatttttctcaCTTTGACTGCATCTTTAAAGCTACCATAGAGTGAGTCGGTTGTTCTTGCTAGAAGATGACACAAGCCAAAGAACTTGGTCTTGCTCTGGCTTCTTTGTTATCTTGGCTTCTTTTCAGCGATACACCAAGCGATCCAGAAGGATATGTTCGTGACCCATCGGCAAGTAGTCCATCAAATGCAATACTTTTCTCCtgttaacttttttgtttaaaaatagttCCCATAAATATGTTAGTTGTTATTTCTGGTAATCAAAAGTGGTCGAAAGAGCATGAAATCAAACCCCTACTGTTATAAAACCCTCGTTGTCGCTGCATGTCTTTCAGAGTGTTTGTTATTTCTATCCGCCGTTTATTAATGATATGAGATTCGATGAAATCGTAACAGAAGCAAGCCGAGTGGTAGTATCGTTTCATGCTGAAATGCTATATATTCTTAACTTCAGGTAATTAGTTTGCCACTGTTTAATGATTTACTTATGTGTTACTGACTTGCTGTAGACGATTCGAAGCTCTTACGATTTTATTATCGTTGGAGCGGGTTCCGCTGGGGCCGTGATTGCCAATCGACTTTCAGAAGTGGCCGATTGGAATATTTTATTGCTAGAAGCGGGAGGTGACGAGAGTATATCTGGACAAATTCCAGCTAATGcgtttggcatgcacttgtcGAATGTAGACTGGCAGTACAAGACGCAACCTCAAGCCAATGCTTGCCAAAGTGCTTTAAATCGACAGTAAACAAAGATATTATTAACAAGAAGACAATTAACAAATTTCTGCTTTATAACTAGGTGCAACATTCCTAGGGGTAAAATGCTGGGTGGTAGTTCCTCTATCAACTCGATGATTTACGTTCGAGGAAACAAGCGAGACTACGACAAATGGAGGGACGATGGAAATGTTGGTTGGGGATACGACGATGTTTTGCCATATTTCCTTAAATCGGAAGATAATCAAAATCCTTACCTGGCCGGAACCAAATACCACGACAAAGGCGGTTATTTGACGGTTGGTGAATCTGGCTACCATACACCATTAGGTGCTGCATTCATTCAAGGTGGAGTTGAGATGGGATACGAGAATCGCGATTACAATGGCGAATTTCAGACATAGGTAACAATTTTCGCCTACAATTTGACAATTGTCAGTAAATCTGAATCTATGTTTGCAGGTTTCATGCTTCCCCAGGGTACTGTCCGCCATGGAAGTCGTTGTTCGACTTCGAAAGCTTTTCTCCGGCCAGTCCGCCATCGACCGAATCTTcacatttctaaaaattcGCACGTCTTGAAAATTATCATCGATCCTGATACGAAAACAGCGACAGGAGTTCAATTCGAAAAGCAAGGGAAAATTTACGTTGTTGATGCGACTAAAGAAGTTATTCTTTCCGCTGGTGCGATTGCATCACCGCAAATTCTCATGTTGAGCGGAGTTGGTCCAGCGGATCATTTGATAGAGAAAGGCATCACCCCAATATTGGATCAACCCTATGTTGGCAAAAATTTACAAGATCACGTTGGAATTATCGGAATGGTATTCCTTATTGGTAAGTTGCAATATATCTACTTGATCTTGTGTGCTATTattgattaaaattgaatgtgttTTTTAGACAAGCCTTATTCACTTCTCACAACCAGATTTGTGAATCTTCCGACAATATTCAATTACACCATTTTTAGAGGCACATCTTTATCCATGATTAGTGGCATTGATGGAATTGCATtcgtcaattcaaaatttgctAATCCTAGTGATGATTGGCCAGATATTCAGTTACATTTTGGACCCGGTAGTGACATAGCTGACGACGGAGTCACAATTCGGCGTGCGCATGGTTTTACTGATGAAATTTGGAATGAGTACTACAAGCCAATAGTCAACCGTGATAGTTGGACGATATTCCCTACGTATTTGCGGCCAAAATCTCGTGGATACATCCGACTGAATTCCAACGATCCTTACGACAAACCCCTCTTCGATCCAAATTATTATAGCGATCGAAGTTTATTTTAGCACTCGACAAAACCAAAGCCTTTCAAGAAATGGGTTCCAGGTTGTACGAAAAACCTTTCCCTGGATGCGAGGACCAACCACTGTGGACGGATGATTATTGGAAATGCTGGATCAAAAGTGCCACTTTCACTTTTGGGCACACAGTCAGCACTTGTAAAATGGGTCCTGACTCTGATCCGACCGCCGTAGTCACACCTGACTTGAAATTCCGAGGAATAAAAAACTTGCGCGTTGCCGACACATCAATAATGCCGTTCTTGCCCAGTGGCAATACAAATGCACCAACTGTAACTACATGTTTACTCTTTTTAATATCTCACCAATAAAtaactttctctttctcagATTATGGTTGGTGAAAAGGCTTCAGACTTGATCAAAAATACTTGGGTATAGACCTAAAGCCACACAACTTATTGACATTTATTTAATCCTGGAGTCGTCGTAATCATTTGAATACAATTTTCAGTAAcgtaattttttaagtttacctTAATAATttacattaatttcaaatgtaatCTTCCTtatgttgaaagaaaaatttaggcGAGCAATAACTTTGATTTTAACATTTAAATCGTAAATTATTCGACGTTTCCTCTCAGCACTTTATGCGGTCATGTATTTAACATAGTAAACTGAACCTAGGACAATGTTTACATATTCTGGATGGCATCCCCCAACCCTCCTATGTTCTTATTAGTAACACACTTTGATCCCAGTCGTGCACAGATTCTTAAGGCAAAATAACGGGACGATCGTCAGCTTCAGGTTTGTACGTTGAGGCTTTTGATGACGAcgcaattcaaatatttgcGTTTTTAGCTTCGTTCACGGCTGATTTACACCTTCGCATTGTTTCCGTAAACCGCATCTTGTACCTTTTCCAATGACGTAAGCTTTTGAAAAGGTCAAACTGACCTTTGTCGAATTTGAAAcatgtttaatttttcccatttgCATCGTATGAAGAAATGCATGGAGCCACCGCTGGATATTTTCAGCAGTCAATCCTTCAGGCCGTCTACTCTCTTGGGGGGACTTAGGCCATTGCTCTTCCCTTTTTGTCATTCGTGCTATCTTGTTTTACTGTGagcaaaagcaaaagaacaCAAGCATCCGTCGAGTGCAGTCGAACCGAAGAAAATGCTGCCGGGAAGGGAGTTTGGATTGGCTCTAACGTCTCTGCTTTCTTGGTTGCTGTTTGGTGACAGTTCCAGCGATCCCGAAGGATTCGTCCGCGACGCGTCGGTaagccattttttattatctttttcatttattttattttattttaacttacaATTTTAAAGAGATGAAATTACCATTCGACAGATcccatttttaaaagaaagtgATTTCACCTCTTCTATAACATTATATTGCAACTTTCTATGACAATGCCATGCAATTATCTTTATTGCGGCAGTTATCGCATAAGCAATTtgcttattattatattattttgtAAAAGCGGTTTATAGTTAGTCTTGGGATAATAGTAGAGACGTAGTTGTAAACCTAAGGCAAGTAAGAATTACGTCAATGTCTATAACAATAATGTATATCTATTATTACCTGAATTTATTGGTGTAATAAAATTGAAGAGTAGAAACCGCTTTCTTCAACACAAATTGaagcctctttctttttttacagacTATTCAGAGTGAATATGATTTTATTATAATCGGAGCTGGATCAGCCGGCGCTGTTATCGCTAATCGTCTAACTGAAGTGGAGGGTTGGAGCGTGTTGTTGCTGGAGGCTGGAGTTGATGAAAGTATAACTGGACAAATACCACTGTTCGCTGGTAGCTTACAattgacgaatttggactggcaGTACAAAACAGTCCCTCAGGACAACGGTTGCCAAGGATATGCTAATCGCAAGTATGTAGTATgctaattcattttaaaagttCAGGGGAAATGAAGAATCACTGTTTAATATAGGTGCAACTGGCCTCGGGGTAAGATGTTAGGTGGAAGCTCCTCTCTCAATTACATGTTGTACGTTCGAGGAAACAAGCGAGACTACGACAAATGGAGAGATGACGGAAATATCGGTTGGGGATACGACGATGTTTTGCCATATTTCCTTAAATCAGAAGATAATCAAAATCCTTTCCTCGCCGGAACGAAATACCACGGCAAAGGTGGTTATTTGACGGTTGGTGAAGCTGGTTTTCGTTCACCGTTAGGTGCCGCATTCATTCAAGGCGGGGTGGAAATGGGATACCAAAATCGAGACTGTAATGGCGAATTCCAAACAGGTTAACCAATACTGATAAGTGAAACAACCAAAATTTTACCCAATGTAAATATCTATTGTTTACAGGTTTTATGTTTCCCCAGGGAACTGTGCGTCGTGGAAGGCGTTGTTCAACTTCGAAAGCTTTTCTACGGCCAGTCCGCAATCGACCGAATCTTcacatttctaaaaattcGCACGTTTTGAAAATTATCATCGATCCTGATACGAAAACAGCGACGGgagttcaatttgaaaagcgTGGAAGGAAGTATGTTGTCAAGGCCAATAAAGAAGTTGTGTTATCTGCCGGAAGTATTGCTTCTCCGCAAATTCTCATGTTGAGCGGAGTTGGGCCAGCGGATCATTTGAAAGAGAAAGGCATTACTCCAATATTGGATCAACCCTTCGTTGGAGAAAACTTGCACGATCACGTTGGAATCATCGGAATGGTTTTCCTTATCGGTACGTTTGAAATTGAAGTAATTAATGGAATAGTTTTTCATTGTAAATTTTTGCTTTCTTTTGTCATAGATAAGCCTTATTCTGTTATTTCAACTACCAGAGTTATGAATTTACCAGTCATTCTCAATTATACTCTCTTCGGAGGAACCACCATGTCTCTGTTAGGCGGGGTGGAAGGACTTGGTtttattaaatcaaaatttgctGATGCTGCAGATGACTCGCCGGATATTCAATTGCACTTTGGTTCCGGCAGTGAAATATCTGACGACGGTACTGCCGTCCGATTCGCTCATGGCTTTTCCGATGAATTGTGGAATGAGTACTACAAACCAATAGTCAACAAGGATAGTTGGTCCGTCTTCCCTTTGTTTTTGCATCCAAAATCGCGAGGAAATATTCGACTGAATTCGAACGATCCTTACGACAAACCCCTCATCAACCCGAACTACTTCTCAGATGCCCGTGATTTGGAAGTGACTGTCGAAGCGGTCAAATTCTGTTTAGCTCTCAGTAAAACGGAAGCGTTGCAGAAATTTAATTCCAAGTTGTACGACAAACCTTTCCCCGGATGCGAAGACCAACCACTGTGGACGGATGATTATTGGAAATGCTGGATCAAGAGATCCAGTTTCACTTTGGCACATACGGTAGGTACTTGTAAAATGGGTCCCGACTCCGACCCTGCAGCCGTTGTCGATCCTCAGTTGAGATTCAGAGGCATAAAGAACTTGCGCGTTGCTGACACATCCATCATGCCGATTGTGCCTAGTGGCAATACAAATGCACCAACGGTAATTACAATACAagttatttctcttttgtcaTGTATGACATccgattttattttcttagattATGGTGGGAGAAAAGGCGTCCGACTTGATTAAACAAACTTGGCTGTAATGTATGTATggagaaataaatgaattatacTTTTGAAGCTATCAGTGGTTCACTGCATAATATcattttaagaaaacaaattttcttattttatgtttgatgttCACCGAGAAATTGGGGAACCTCGTAAAAACGGTTAACGTGAAACGATATATTTCTCTCTAACATCCCCTCTCTAATTTTCAATTGCGACAAGGAAATAAGTAgttcttcaacttttttcctttctatcCTCTCTCCGATTCAAGGTCGCGCGTTGTTAGCTGACGGTGCACGAAGATATTTCGGTCAAGGATACCTGATGGTCTGATAaataaaaccgtttttttattagttCATTCTCAGGTCGTCGAGCGTCATAATCTTCCGCCTATACATCACTGTCAGTCATTAACTATGTCGAAACAGGTTCTTGCTGCTGCGATGGAAATTATTgatggttatttttgaaaattcgcgCCCTTTTTCAATTCGATTCAGAGGATCGCAGAACTTATGGTcattgctcttttttttaaaaattgatacTATTTTAGCGCCTGTCCAGTTTCCGTACCGATTCTTCAGATATAGATTGATCGAGGTAAGCTAATTCAATTACTTTGTTTTAGTATCGTTGTTATATTTATTACTCTGCCACTTAAAATAATCaacgaataataatttattactTTACTTAGTTTAGCTGCGATTTAGCTGATTATATTAGGTGCCGGCAGTTGAATCTGGAACACCAAGCAATTCTTGCTGAGGGCTGATACGGACGATGGGCGTGGATTCCTTTACAACTCGGTAATGTATGTTTATTGTGTCCGCTATGCATGATACTTTCTTCGGGATAAATTTATGAGAGATAGTTTACTTAGTCTAATGACCGTGTTGCCTGGGAATCCCCACGATTTCGACCAATCGGTAGCAGTTGCAACACGATCCATTGGttctagaatttaaaaaacgacTTAAACATACCGTAGGATTTTAGCAAGCGAAATTTCTTGGGCATTCCGGCCTAACGGTTATTTAACGATTAAATCTGACAGAGAATATCTctgaattgaaattgatttcatctCAATGAAATTTCCTCGGTCATGTTATTCGataaaatctctttttctcccagTGAATATCTACCGCCAATTTGAACTTCAAGTCTATAAATTGTTCGTTTAGCACATTCCACACAACTTTGTTGTTCCGTTATGTTACCTTGGAAACTTCTTTTCAACTATTGCTTATATATAGCACGCCCTTTTGCGGCGAAATTGCCATGACCAGATGAGAATTGTTGTTCTTCCAACCGAAATGTGTTGAAATGTTAGCAAAATGTCTAATTTTAATCGTTTTCCCGTTACTAGTGACTCTAGTGGACACTGGCGATACCGTCTTGGGAAAGGACTGCAAGCCATAAACTTAACGAATCGCACCCTGAAGGTATattgtaaaaatttgaaatctagagATACCTTCCTCTTAAGGTCATACTGTCGGCACTTAAAATAGCTTTAATTTTGACAGACTACGTGAGAATGTAAGGTGAGTGGAACGCTCCTCAATGTAAAACATGAACTAGACGTGTGGCTGTTAGTCATCACTTAACAACCGCCGAACCCATCAGTACCCATCCTCGGCTAGCAAGCAGTGTGATTCTTAATTTGCTTAAGCCTGAGTGtcgaaaaacgaaacaaaaaatacggtAAGTGCAATGCCAGAATTGTTATTGCATCTTGGAATTTAAAGATGCGAATTGCATTCTGCCGTGAGATGGCTtttatttaacattttatttcgGCTTTACTTGTCACTCACGGAAGATAATCCATCagtcaaagtgattgaacTTGGAAAAAATGTTGGGTATAATGAATGATTACACGACAAGGTTCAAGGTTGTCCGTGTTCAAAAATCTGCCGAAAAGTAACGGGGAATAAACGGGAGATGAAAAATCTTTCAAGCTAGTAACGAGTGATAACATATTATTCAAAACTTCTTAGTTTACGGTACCCTAATATTTATTCTGTTATGCGATGTTTCTGGATTCATGGACTTGAAGAACGTATAAACGGCTGAGTACACGCGATATTCCTTTTGGCGTACGTGATGTATTGTTGGCAGAAGTGTTGTACTTTTTCGGTCATAGTAATCTTACGATCCCAATATATGCATCCTTCCAGTTGGAACAGGTTTGATTTCGGCTTTTGGAAGACTCCACTCAAGAATACCTAAAGGATTTGTATTTGAATACATCACTAGGAAAATAGTTTCTGTTGACTACGGTTGGATCATCGCAAAAGTCTgccatcattctctacacCGCTAAATGTTACCATTCAAAGAGTTAAGCATCGCCCTGACGTCGCTGATTTCTTGGACTCTGTTTGACGATACACCTGGCGATCCTGAAGGATATGTATGCGACACATCGGTAAGCCAtaccttgattttcttcatttttcttcaaatataTTTGTTGAATCAAAATTAGATGTAGAGCCATAGGCGAATTccaggtaaataaaaatatttaatacttAAAAATCGTTGAAATATTAAGACTCAACCCTTACTTACCATACTCCGTTCTTTGTGTTAGACTGGCTTCACTTCCAGTTCTTCTCAATTACACTCTCCTTGGCGGAACTGCCATGTCTCTGCTGTTGGGTGGAGTGGAAGGACCTGGTTTTATCAATTCGAAATACGCGGATCCGGATTCTAATTATCCCGACATACAGTTGCAATTCGGTTCGGGTAGTGAAATATCTGACGATGTCGTCGCTATGCGTTACGTCCATGGATTCACCGACGAAGTTTGGAATGCATACTACAAGCcaataatgaaaaaagaaacttggacCATCTTCCCTTACAATTTGCGGCCATAATCTCGTGGAGAATTCGTCTCAATTCCAA
This sequence is a window from Daphnia pulicaria isolate SC F1-1A chromosome 7, SC_F0-13Bv2, whole genome shotgun sequence. Protein-coding genes within it:
- the LOC124349479 gene encoding oxysterol-binding protein 1-like isoform X2, with amino-acid sequence MTETKQPVNEPEMKGWLHKWTNYIKGYQKRWFILSNGVLSYYRSQAEMAHTCRGSIRLQGAMIHTEDTCHFVISNAGTNTFHLRAGTEVERQRWVTALELAKTKAVKASDSEDEDDYDESPAPGGDKAELQSVLKTLSAKLEDLQTCSDLIAKQCAALQRSLAEAEAVAADNPQEVLTKMKAVNERATLFRITSSAMVNACGEYAQLAQTQGRKWQRMLSHEHEQRRRLEDMVEQLAKQHSHLEQAAQQQARATPSGLSAGSGQLLAHSIHSEEDDENEFYDAEEDEIQTDYIVQVPIGHRRTPSGVSTNSQASEGRNAGENTQDSESDAENDTTISVITRRNTSTVETLSSLTVSTLNENGSTISRKPRRTRVPDKPNYPLNLWGVMKNCIGKDLSKIPMPVNFSEPLSMLQRLSEDFEYSELLDKAATCSDASEQLAYVAAFTVSSYATTSIRTAKPFNPLLGETFEFDRTDDKGWKVISEQVSHHPPMVAQHCEGRGWRCWQEFTMSSKFRGKYLQVIPLGEYHLEFDGSGNHYTWRKVTTTVHNIIVGKLWVDQSGEMDITNHVTGDKCHLKFIPYSYFSRETQRKVTGAVMTRDGSVKWVMGGTWDDHIEASRVINTLKTNKGTPVFETEPLSTLWKRRVPPPDAERYYNFTELACQLNEMEEGLAPTDSRKRPDQRLMEEGKWDEANDEKLRLEEKQRSARRQRELEAELAIQEGRPVPTYEPNWFRKEKDRYTGNMLHVFGGRYWECKRKQEWAVCPDIF
- the LOC124349479 gene encoding oxysterol-binding protein 1-like isoform X1, encoding MTETKQPVNEPEMKGWLHKWTNYIKGYQKRWFILSNGVLSYYRSQAEMAHTCRGSIRLQGAMIHTEDTCHFVISNAGTNTFHLRAGTEVERQRWVTALELAKTKAVKASDSEYMSNTEDEDDYDESPAPGGDKAELQSVLKTLSAKLEDLQTCSDLIAKQCAALQRSLAEAEAVAADNPQEVLTKMKAVNERATLFRITSSAMVNACGEYAQLAQTQGRKWQRMLSHEHEQRRRLEDMVEQLAKQHSHLEQAAQQQARATPSGLSAGSGQLLAHSIHSEEDDENEFYDAEEDEIQTDYIVQVPIGHRRTPSGVSTNSQASEGRNAGENTQDSESDAENDTTISVITRRNTSTVETLSSLTVSTLNENGSTISRKPRRTRVPDKPNYPLNLWGVMKNCIGKDLSKIPMPVNFSEPLSMLQRLSEDFEYSELLDKAATCSDASEQLAYVAAFTVSSYATTSIRTAKPFNPLLGETFEFDRTDDKGWKVISEQVSHHPPMVAQHCEGRGWRCWQEFTMSSKFRGKYLQVIPLGEYHLEFDGSGNHYTWRKVTTTVHNIIVGKLWVDQSGEMDITNHVTGDKCHLKFIPYSYFSRETQRKVTGAVMTRDGSVKWVMGGTWDDHIEASRVINTLKTNKGTPVFETEPLSTLWKRRVPPPDAERYYNFTELACQLNEMEEGLAPTDSRKRPDQRLMEEGKWDEANDEKLRLEEKQRSARRQRELEAELAIQEGRPVPTYEPNWFRKEKDRYTGNMLHVFGGRYWECKRKQEWAVCPDIF
- the LOC124349556 gene encoding glucose dehydrogenase [FAD, quinone]-like — encoded protein: MLPGREFGLALTSLLSWLLFGDSSSDPEGFVRDASTIQSEYDFIIIGAGSAGAVIANRLTEVEGWSVLLLEAGVDESITGQIPLFAGSLQLTNLDWQYKTVPQDNGCQGYANRKCNWPRGKMLGGSSSLNYMLYVRGNKRDYDKWRDDGNIGWGYDDVLPYFLKSEDNQNPFLAGTKYHGKGGYLTVGEAGFRSPLGAAFIQGGVEMGYQNRDCNGEFQTGFMFPQGTVRRGRRCSTSKAFLRPVRNRPNLHISKNSHVLKIIIDPDTKTATGVQFEKRGRKYVVKANKEVVLSAGSIASPQILMLSGVGPADHLKEKGITPILDQPFVGENLHDHVGIIGMVFLIDKPYSVISTTRVMNLPVILNYTLFGGTTMSLLGGVEGLGFIKSKFADAADDSPDIQLHFGSGSEISDDGTAVRFAHGFSDELWNEYYKPIVNKDSWSVFPLFLHPKSRGNIRLNSNDPYDKPLINPNYFSDARDLEVTVEAVKFCLALSKTEALQKFNSKLYDKPFPGCEDQPLWTDDYWKCWIKRSSFTLAHTVGTCKMGPDSDPAAVVDPQLRFRGIKNLRVADTSIMPIVPSGNTNAPTIMVGEKASDLIKQTWL